The following coding sequences lie in one Paenibacillus durus ATCC 35681 genomic window:
- a CDS encoding ISL3 family transposase, whose protein sequence is MLTQYINEMLDLPELKIHQILSIGTDAIHIEAIPLGDKQRCPYCKSDRDVIRKGRNDARTIRHLPVFEKKTYLHVPSIRMYCTRCEAGFVWVYEFVGPKQRYSRLFRAHTVELVLGSTAAHGARMQQAPVSTVQRMHNEAVPGQCEQIYEQVWEEAKTTAALVLGVDDFAIKKGHTYNTGIHNLKGETMLDLLPGRKLEDLQAYAQAHPDFLLLNPKAVVMDLAQVYHVWISECFPNAIRIADRFHVHGYVIESVQEVRKTVQHTLSPRAKAYLKANHRLLNPPAESLGEESRNRLEVLLNYSPLLRRVWEWKEAFTTWYDCSPNFAVAKLGFERWCKQGAQIEHTAVRGTLKTMCNWKEEIVNYHQCRWTNATVEGRHNRIKAFQRRHYFTRNRNRYRSGILVECHRHRMFS, encoded by the coding sequence ATGCTGACTCAGTATATCAATGAAATGCTCGATTTGCCAGAGCTAAAGATTCACCAAATCTTGTCCATCGGTACCGATGCCATTCACATAGAAGCGATACCACTTGGTGACAAGCAACGCTGCCCATACTGTAAGTCTGACCGAGATGTCATCCGTAAGGGAAGGAATGATGCACGGACCATCCGCCATCTTCCTGTGTTTGAAAAGAAAACGTATCTGCACGTGCCGTCCATTCGGATGTATTGCACACGCTGCGAAGCCGGGTTTGTATGGGTATACGAATTTGTCGGACCCAAACAGCGCTACAGTAGACTTTTCCGCGCTCATACGGTTGAACTAGTGCTCGGTTCCACGGCTGCACACGGTGCCCGCATGCAGCAAGCGCCGGTCAGCACCGTACAGCGTATGCACAACGAGGCGGTTCCGGGCCAGTGCGAGCAGATCTATGAGCAAGTATGGGAAGAAGCGAAAACAACCGCCGCCCTGGTTTTAGGTGTCGATGACTTTGCCATCAAAAAAGGCCATACGTATAACACAGGCATTCACAACCTCAAAGGTGAAACGATGCTGGACCTATTACCGGGTCGAAAGCTTGAAGATCTGCAGGCGTATGCCCAAGCGCATCCGGACTTTCTCTTGCTTAACCCCAAGGCTGTGGTTATGGATTTGGCGCAGGTTTATCATGTCTGGATCAGTGAATGTTTCCCGAATGCGATTCGCATCGCGGACCGGTTTCATGTTCACGGCTACGTGATCGAAAGTGTACAGGAGGTTCGGAAAACGGTGCAACATACGCTGTCGCCACGGGCTAAGGCCTATCTGAAAGCGAACCATCGTTTATTGAATCCTCCTGCGGAATCGCTTGGCGAGGAAAGTAGAAATCGACTGGAAGTGCTGCTGAACTATTCCCCGCTGTTGCGCAGAGTATGGGAATGGAAGGAAGCGTTCACGACTTGGTATGACTGCTCGCCCAACTTTGCCGTAGCCAAACTGGGATTTGAGCGTTGGTGCAAGCAAGGCGCTCAGATCGAGCACACCGCCGTCCGAGGTACCTTAAAGACGATGTGCAATTGGAAAGAGGAGATTGTGAACTATCATCAATGCCGATGGACAAATGCAACCGTAGAGGGTCGCCATAATCGTATCAAAGCTTTCCAACGCCGCCACTATTTCACACGAAATCGTAATCGCTATAGATCTGGTATTCTCGTCGAATGCCATCGTCATCGGATGTTCAGCTAA
- a CDS encoding SDR family NAD(P)-dependent oxidoreductase — MSTNEGKFSGKVALVTGASRGIGAETAKKLAAGGAGFIGVHYANNRDAALKVVDDIKALGSKAVALQAELTTGISGVKKLWTAFEDAVSLEFGTVHLDILINNAGIAPAIPFEETSTETFEDVINVNLKAPYFLTQAASPFIRNGGRIINISTGFTRVAGPTHTIYSASKGAIETLTLALAPLFASRGITVNAVRPGTTATDMNKDWLANPEAHAEAASISAFGRVGTTEEVADVVVFVASEEARWITGQFIDATGGSRL, encoded by the coding sequence ATGTCGACGAATGAAGGAAAATTCAGTGGTAAAGTTGCCTTGGTTACAGGGGCAAGCCGTGGTATAGGGGCTGAAACAGCCAAAAAATTAGCTGCTGGCGGAGCAGGATTTATAGGCGTTCATTACGCCAATAATAGGGATGCTGCTTTAAAAGTTGTTGATGATATTAAGGCTTTGGGCTCAAAGGCTGTGGCTCTGCAAGCAGAATTAACGACTGGCATTTCCGGTGTAAAAAAGCTTTGGACTGCATTTGAAGATGCTGTTAGCTTGGAATTTGGAACTGTGCACTTGGACATCTTAATCAATAACGCAGGAATTGCACCGGCCATTCCTTTTGAAGAAACGTCAACTGAAACGTTTGAAGATGTAATTAATGTTAACCTTAAAGCTCCATACTTTCTTACTCAAGCAGCTAGCCCGTTTATACGGAACGGTGGACGAATCATTAACATTTCTACTGGCTTTACTCGTGTTGCCGGTCCAACACATACCATTTATTCGGCTTCCAAGGGAGCCATTGAGACACTTACTTTGGCTTTAGCTCCACTTTTTGCATCAAGAGGTATTACTGTTAATGCAGTAAGGCCTGGAACTACGGCTACTGATATGAACAAGGATTGGCTCGCAAACCCAGAAGCTCATGCTGAAGCAGCTTCAATTTCTGCTTTTGGAAGAGTTGGGACCACTGAAGAAGTTGCTGATGTAGTTGTGTTTGTAGCATCTGAGGAAGCGCGATGGATCACGGGGCAATTTATTGATGCCACCGGAGGAAGTAGGCTATAA
- a CDS encoding winged helix-turn-helix transcriptional regulator, protein MIELKKADLSCPFTAAQKVLSGKWSFMIIFHLKDGPIRFNELLRKFDGLTHASLTKQLKQLESFQIIHREVYNQVPPKVEYSLTDLGKKLYPMINVLTEWGSEYIENCKIN, encoded by the coding sequence ATGATTGAATTAAAAAAGGCTGACTTAAGTTGTCCGTTCACTGCAGCTCAGAAAGTATTGTCTGGTAAATGGTCATTCATGATCATTTTTCATCTAAAGGACGGACCAATACGTTTTAACGAGCTGTTACGGAAATTTGACGGCTTAACGCATGCGTCACTGACTAAACAACTGAAGCAGTTGGAAAGCTTTCAAATTATTCACCGTGAGGTTTATAATCAAGTTCCGCCAAAGGTGGAATATTCTTTAACTGATTTGGGGAAAAAGCTTTATCCGATGATTAATGTGCTGACGGAATGGGGAAGCGAGTATATTGAGAATTGCAAGATAAACTGA
- a CDS encoding DUF1847 domain-containing protein — protein MADYNFSCTSCGVYNCTTREAEFPKACPTTNSDEVFLEEALDAYKKDELVSRIARASAEVEGQFYGKLTRVEEIIEFAKKLGAKKIGIATCAGLIQESKVFAKILKARGLEFYSVICKVGGVDKTEIGIPDEDKVRKGGHESLCNPLMQAKILNAEQTDLNVVVGLCVGHDSLFMKYSDAPVTTLVTKDRVMGHNPVAALYTTGSYYAKLLRTE, from the coding sequence ATGGCGGATTATAATTTTTCATGCACGAGCTGCGGCGTATACAACTGCACAACAAGGGAAGCGGAATTTCCGAAAGCCTGCCCTACGACGAATTCCGATGAGGTGTTCCTCGAGGAAGCCCTAGATGCCTATAAAAAGGACGAGCTGGTGTCGAGAATTGCAAGGGCATCGGCGGAGGTCGAGGGACAATTTTACGGCAAGCTGACCCGGGTTGAAGAGATTATTGAATTTGCGAAAAAGTTAGGCGCTAAGAAGATCGGTATTGCAACCTGTGCCGGATTGATTCAGGAAAGCAAAGTTTTTGCGAAAATTTTAAAGGCCCGGGGTCTAGAATTCTATAGTGTCATATGCAAAGTCGGAGGCGTGGACAAGACCGAAATCGGCATTCCAGATGAGGATAAAGTGAGAAAAGGCGGCCATGAGTCGCTCTGCAATCCGCTTATGCAGGCCAAAATCCTCAATGCGGAACAAACCGATCTGAATGTGGTGGTTGGACTTTGCGTCGGTCATGATTCGTTGTTTATGAAATATTCGGACGCCCCTGTAACAACGTTGGTAACGAAGGACCGCGTTATGGGTCATAATCCGGTTGCCGCTCTGTATACGACAGGCTCGTATTACGCCAAGCTTCTCCGTACGGAATAA
- a CDS encoding stalk domain-containing protein: MTIVYKTKPVVKWTAAVLIVFLLAAMIPYAGRSAAAEASPRSAGRPVVLDPGFGYRSIWETLANELYKSSPVTAYLPTRLPDSGSSYYGISSRLTEEGYAIRLYRTDKTPSPASTLPGAASPVSHSRSALMETSAGAAQPSFPHGDTVLFAKNGWTFYADSSAAGTVSRKRQLVQTFSQAVKFATPLSADAKGIVNVSGTGNSAVYSAYWSFDGKTGYKLVSHTSFADFLSVLYSFRPVINLLDQADVVLLPMDSELNWRIGSKTAFYPRENKRTALSVAPLLIDGIPYFPLKDAIVFIKGNMQTVPAENAVYFSEEGYYNQLKLYLKTGQVYKGTQKIATIKVHKANGATLVPLRFLHEQLGLVFSYTPATQTGKIQHTGWFTTNRVLQASSDTLSLSVFGIGSFSYESSRFGSFGSYSYTQSKPPQGYSGRKYAMYRVSIPLLPGDNAFVYRDSITDRIINTIPVQSALTAADISFRYSGDPSYDSLALDLKLTSSDGTSWPAGYAETSSYADLSGAITAGGNGFSSLRLTLRPAHGRESKAVSIPVAKDGSFTYRIKPEQGKGTYTVTLSNPPGSLPFDAFAAIVSFTLVVK, encoded by the coding sequence ATGACCATCGTTTATAAAACTAAACCCGTCGTCAAATGGACAGCCGCAGTCCTAATTGTATTTCTTCTAGCCGCGATGATTCCTTACGCCGGAAGAAGCGCAGCCGCAGAAGCATCGCCTAGATCAGCCGGCCGACCGGTCGTTCTGGACCCCGGCTTCGGGTACCGCAGCATCTGGGAGACGCTCGCGAATGAACTGTATAAGTCCAGTCCCGTGACCGCCTATCTTCCTACCCGCCTGCCGGATTCCGGCTCGTCTTACTACGGCATTTCAAGCCGGCTAACGGAGGAGGGCTATGCCATCCGGCTTTACAGGACTGATAAAACTCCATCCCCGGCCAGCACACTGCCCGGCGCGGCATCGCCTGTCAGCCATTCCCGGAGCGCCTTGATGGAAACTTCCGCCGGAGCAGCCCAACCGTCATTCCCGCATGGAGATACGGTTCTATTTGCAAAGAACGGCTGGACTTTTTATGCGGATTCCTCAGCAGCGGGGACGGTCAGCCGCAAACGGCAGCTTGTTCAGACCTTCTCCCAGGCTGTTAAATTCGCAACACCCTTATCTGCCGACGCGAAAGGCATCGTTAACGTATCGGGCACGGGAAACAGCGCCGTCTACTCCGCTTATTGGTCTTTTGATGGCAAGACGGGCTACAAGCTGGTAAGCCATACTTCCTTCGCCGATTTCCTGTCGGTGCTTTACAGCTTCCGGCCGGTCATTAATCTGCTGGATCAGGCGGATGTGGTGCTGCTGCCGATGGATTCGGAGCTGAATTGGCGGATTGGCAGTAAGACCGCTTTTTACCCCCGGGAGAACAAGCGCACGGCGCTCAGCGTCGCTCCCCTTCTTATTGACGGGATTCCCTATTTTCCTTTAAAAGATGCCATTGTATTTATTAAGGGGAATATGCAAACCGTCCCGGCGGAGAATGCCGTTTATTTCTCGGAAGAAGGATACTACAATCAGCTTAAGCTTTATTTAAAAACGGGCCAAGTGTATAAAGGAACTCAAAAAATCGCCACCATTAAGGTCCACAAAGCGAATGGCGCAACCTTAGTACCGCTCCGTTTTTTGCATGAGCAGTTGGGCCTTGTGTTCAGCTATACCCCTGCGACGCAGACGGGAAAAATCCAACATACCGGCTGGTTCACGACCAACCGGGTACTTCAGGCGTCCAGTGACACTCTCTCCCTATCGGTATTCGGTATCGGCAGTTTTTCATACGAGAGCAGCCGGTTCGGTTCTTTCGGTTCATACAGCTACACCCAGAGCAAACCTCCGCAGGGCTATAGCGGACGTAAATACGCTATGTACCGGGTCAGCATCCCTCTTTTGCCCGGGGACAATGCATTCGTATACCGTGACTCCATAACTGACCGCATCATCAACACCATTCCTGTCCAATCCGCGTTAACTGCGGCCGATATATCTTTCCGTTACAGCGGTGATCCGTCCTATGACTCCCTGGCCCTTGATCTGAAGCTGACCTCAAGCGACGGAACCTCGTGGCCGGCGGGCTACGCGGAGACATCCTCTTATGCCGACTTAAGCGGCGCTATAACAGCGGGCGGCAATGGCTTCTCCTCTCTGAGGCTCACGCTGCGGCCGGCCCATGGAAGAGAGAGCAAGGCTGTCAGCATTCCGGTAGCCAAGGACGGCAGCTTCACCTACCGAATCAAGCCGGAACAGGGAAAAGGCACCTACACCGTCACGCTGTCTAATCCGCCAGGGAGCCTCCCGTTCGACGCTTTTGCCGCTATTGTAAGCTTCACGCTCGTCGTGAAATAA
- the katA gene encoding catalase KatA — protein sequence MSSNHDRLTTSWGAPVGDNQNSLTAGSRGPTLIQDVHLLEKLAHFNRERIPERVVHAKGAGAHGYFEVTQDLSQYTKAAFLSDIGKRTPMFIRFSTVAGELGSADTVRDPRGFAVKFYTEEGNYDLVGNNTPVFFIRDAIKFPDFIHTQKRHPQTHLKNPTAVWDFWSLSPESLHQVTILMSDRGIPATLRHMHGFGSHTFKWVNAEGQAVWVKYHFKTEQGIQNMDVDVAAKIAGENPDYHTEDLFNAIANGDFPAWKLYVQIMPIEDADTYRFDPFDVTKVWSQKDYPLIEVGRMVLDRNPENYFAEVEQATFSPGSFVPGIEASPDKMLQGRLFAYADAHRYRVGPNHNQLPINRPQCPVHNHQRDGAMADGNNGGASVYYEPNSFGGPKESPEHKIAPYEVSGQAASVAYDHHDHYTQPGDLYRLLSEDERTRLVRNIVDAMKPVEQDDIKLRQIGHFYKADPEFGTRIAEGLGLSVAAEN from the coding sequence ATGAGTTCAAACCATGACCGCTTAACGACCAGTTGGGGCGCTCCGGTAGGAGACAACCAAAATTCACTTACCGCAGGCTCGCGAGGCCCGACCTTGATCCAAGACGTCCACCTGCTGGAAAAGCTGGCTCACTTCAACAGAGAACGCATCCCGGAACGTGTCGTTCATGCCAAAGGAGCCGGAGCTCACGGATATTTTGAAGTCACTCAGGATCTTTCCCAATATACAAAGGCAGCCTTTCTCTCCGACATCGGCAAACGCACGCCCATGTTCATCCGCTTTTCCACCGTTGCCGGTGAGCTGGGCTCGGCCGATACCGTCCGCGACCCGCGCGGCTTTGCCGTCAAGTTCTACACCGAGGAAGGAAACTATGATCTGGTCGGCAACAACACGCCGGTCTTCTTCATCCGTGATGCGATCAAATTCCCGGACTTTATCCATACGCAGAAGCGCCATCCTCAGACCCATCTGAAAAATCCGACAGCCGTCTGGGATTTCTGGTCCCTGTCGCCCGAGTCGCTGCATCAAGTTACCATTCTGATGTCCGACCGCGGCATTCCGGCAACGCTGCGCCATATGCACGGCTTCGGCAGCCATACGTTCAAATGGGTCAACGCCGAAGGACAAGCGGTTTGGGTGAAATACCATTTTAAAACCGAGCAGGGCATTCAGAACATGGATGTCGATGTGGCGGCCAAAATCGCCGGCGAGAATCCGGATTACCATACGGAGGACCTGTTCAACGCAATCGCAAACGGCGATTTCCCGGCATGGAAGCTGTACGTGCAGATTATGCCGATCGAAGACGCGGATACGTACCGCTTCGATCCGTTCGACGTCACCAAAGTATGGTCGCAAAAAGATTATCCGCTGATTGAGGTCGGCCGCATGGTTCTGGACCGCAATCCGGAGAACTATTTTGCCGAAGTGGAGCAGGCCACCTTCTCCCCAGGTTCCTTCGTTCCAGGCATCGAGGCTTCTCCCGACAAAATGCTTCAGGGCCGTCTGTTCGCCTATGCCGACGCCCACCGCTACCGGGTAGGCCCGAACCATAACCAGCTCCCGATCAACCGTCCGCAGTGCCCGGTGCATAACCACCAGCGCGATGGCGCGATGGCCGACGGCAACAACGGCGGCGCCTCCGTATACTACGAGCCGAACAGCTTCGGCGGACCGAAAGAGTCTCCGGAGCATAAGATTGCCCCATATGAAGTCTCCGGGCAGGCCGCCAGCGTCGCCTATGACCATCACGATCATTACACCCAGCCGGGTGATCTGTACCGCCTGCTGAGTGAAGACGAACGCACCAGACTGGTGCGCAACATCGTCGATGCGATGAAGCCGGTGGAACAAGATGACATTAAGCTCCGTCAGATTGGCCATTTCTACAAAGCCGATCCCGAGTTCGGCACCCGAATTGCCGAAGGACTCGGACTGTCAGTAGCGGCTGAGAACTAA
- the glgP gene encoding alpha-glucan family phosphorylase, with protein sequence MNEKNLPSVAYFSMEYGLHSDFKMYAGGLGILAGDYIKGAKDIHVPIIPIGLKWKQGYTDQRIDANGNPYDSYHNYVYDFLEDTGVKVTVKIRGLDVICKVWKTEHFGNNPLYLLDTDIPENADAWITGQLYGWFGEERIAQEIVLGIGGVKALRALEIPVDVYHFNEGHAALAAVELIREKMAGGDTFEEAWKATRQEVVFTTHTPIKEGNESHPLSRLEYMGAFNGLTRSQMERIGGDPFNMTVAGLRLSRISNGVAKLHAETANKMWKEVPGRSPIIAITNAIHTPTWVDERITRAYEENGDLWGAHAEIKSELIGFIEERSGIRLNEDNLLLGFSRRAAPYKRSDLIFSRPDIIEPYLESGKVQIVFSGKAHPLDDTGKKIVSNLVAMMKKYPKSVVFLENYDMTIGAMLTRGSDVWLNNPRRPLEASGTSGMKAAMNGVLNCSILDGWWPEACIDGENGWQIGDGFETTDFELLDRHDSEALYDTLLNHVLPTYYDNREKWTQMMRRSIETTRTEFATKRMLEEYYAKMYIPS encoded by the coding sequence TTGAACGAGAAGAACTTACCGTCAGTCGCTTATTTCAGCATGGAGTACGGGCTGCATTCCGATTTCAAAATGTACGCCGGGGGGCTTGGCATTCTGGCCGGCGATTACATCAAGGGCGCCAAGGATATCCATGTCCCAATCATTCCCATCGGCCTGAAATGGAAGCAGGGCTATACCGACCAGAGGATCGACGCGAACGGCAATCCGTATGACTCTTACCACAACTATGTGTACGACTTTCTCGAAGATACCGGCGTAAAAGTCACCGTCAAGATCCGCGGGTTAGACGTTATCTGCAAGGTTTGGAAGACGGAGCATTTTGGCAATAATCCACTCTACCTGCTGGACACGGACATCCCGGAGAATGCCGACGCATGGATTACAGGCCAGCTGTACGGCTGGTTCGGCGAAGAACGGATCGCCCAGGAAATCGTGCTCGGGATCGGCGGGGTAAAAGCCTTGCGGGCGCTGGAAATCCCGGTGGATGTGTATCATTTTAATGAAGGGCATGCCGCGCTGGCGGCGGTTGAACTAATCCGCGAAAAAATGGCCGGCGGCGACACCTTTGAGGAAGCCTGGAAAGCGACCCGGCAGGAGGTTGTATTCACCACGCATACGCCGATCAAGGAAGGCAACGAGTCGCATCCGCTGAGCCGTCTGGAGTATATGGGCGCCTTCAACGGGCTGACCCGCAGCCAGATGGAACGCATCGGCGGAGACCCCTTTAACATGACTGTCGCCGGTCTGCGTCTCTCCCGCATTTCCAACGGAGTAGCCAAGCTCCATGCCGAGACCGCGAATAAAATGTGGAAGGAAGTTCCCGGCCGCTCGCCGATCATTGCCATCACCAATGCCATTCATACGCCTACTTGGGTGGACGAACGCATCACCCGCGCCTACGAAGAGAACGGCGACCTGTGGGGCGCCCATGCGGAGATCAAGAGCGAGCTGATCGGGTTTATCGAAGAGCGTTCCGGCATCCGGCTGAATGAGGACAATTTGTTGCTAGGCTTCTCCCGCAGAGCCGCCCCTTATAAACGAAGTGATCTCATCTTCTCGCGGCCGGACATCATCGAGCCTTACCTCGAATCGGGCAAAGTGCAGATCGTCTTCTCCGGCAAGGCGCATCCGCTGGACGACACCGGCAAAAAAATTGTCAGCAACCTAGTCGCCATGATGAAAAAGTATCCGAAAAGCGTCGTGTTCCTGGAGAACTACGACATGACGATTGGCGCAATGCTGACCCGCGGCTCCGACGTATGGCTTAACAATCCACGGAGACCGCTGGAAGCGAGCGGAACCTCCGGGATGAAGGCCGCCATGAACGGCGTGCTCAACTGCTCCATTCTGGACGGCTGGTGGCCGGAAGCCTGCATCGACGGCGAGAACGGCTGGCAGATCGGCGACGGCTTCGAGACGACCGATTTTGAGCTACTCGACCGTCATGACAGCGAAGCGCTGTACGATACTCTCTTGAACCACGTCCTGCCGACCTATTACGACAACCGCGAGAAATGGACGCAAATGATGCGTAGAAGCATCGAGACGACCCGCACGGAATTCGCAACCAAGCGCATGCTGGAGGAGTACTACGCCAAAATGTATATCCCCTCCTGA
- a CDS encoding LysR family transcriptional regulator, giving the protein MNLRHLQYFRVIAETEHITQAAIKLSITQPSLSHAISELEKELGTYLFEKQGRNIRLTKYGKLFLSYVNRALDELEKGEKKVRELTSPSTGVIDLAFIYTLGAHFVPALVQSFSLLDEHKKMSFTFHQGNTKNIIQGLKDDQYDIAFCSYMEHEPEIEFIPLAEQELVVITPKNHPLSELGSIDLKETTPYPMVYFNPKSGLRPIIDSLFARVGARPKIVCEIEEDTAMAGLVSVGYGIAVMPRISALNHFDVDILNISNPSYERFIYVASVRNRYLSPAATEFRNFAINYGKKFFLKTHKHV; this is encoded by the coding sequence ATGAACTTACGTCATTTGCAGTATTTTCGGGTCATTGCCGAAACGGAACATATCACACAGGCGGCGATCAAATTATCCATTACCCAGCCAAGCCTCAGCCATGCCATATCGGAGCTTGAGAAGGAACTGGGAACTTATTTATTTGAGAAGCAGGGACGGAATATCCGGCTTACCAAGTACGGCAAGCTCTTCCTTAGCTATGTTAACCGCGCTCTGGACGAGCTGGAGAAAGGCGAGAAGAAGGTCCGCGAACTGACCAGCCCATCAACCGGGGTGATCGACCTTGCTTTTATCTACACACTTGGCGCTCATTTTGTACCCGCGCTGGTGCAGTCTTTTTCCTTGCTCGATGAACATAAGAAAATGTCTTTCACTTTTCATCAGGGAAATACGAAAAATATAATACAAGGCTTAAAAGACGACCAATACGATATCGCCTTCTGCTCTTATATGGAACATGAACCCGAAATCGAGTTTATTCCTTTGGCCGAGCAAGAACTGGTCGTCATTACGCCCAAGAATCATCCTTTATCTGAACTGGGCAGTATCGATCTTAAAGAGACGACTCCCTATCCTATGGTTTATTTCAACCCAAAAAGCGGCCTGCGGCCGATCATCGACAGCTTGTTCGCCAGGGTGGGCGCAAGACCAAAGATCGTATGCGAAATTGAAGAGGACACCGCTATGGCGGGTCTTGTATCGGTAGGATACGGCATTGCGGTGATGCCCCGTATCTCCGCCCTTAACCATTTTGATGTGGATATTCTCAATATCAGCAACCCGTCTTACGAACGCTTTATTTACGTCGCGAGCGTCCGCAACCGCTATTTATCTCCCGCCGCCACGGAGTTCCGGAATTTCGCCATCAATTATGGAAAGAAATTTTTTCTAAAAACGCATAAACATGTCTAA
- a CDS encoding NAD(P)/FAD-dependent oxidoreductase — translation MYQHLFSPLTVKSMTIKNRIVMPPMGTNYGDPNGEFTEDHLKYYERRAKGGVGLIIVENACIQFPMGSNGTTQIRIDHDRYIPGMYRMTEKLHKHGACVALQINHAGASAVPERIGGQPVSSSNIPSKTGGAVPRPLEKDEILDIVEHYGKAAKRVVAAGFDAIEIHAGHSYLLCQFLSPVYNKRTDEFGGSFENRARFARTVIDRIRKEVGPFFPIMMRFSADEFIEGGNTLEDTLQILEFLNNEVDIFNVSAALNDSLQYQIDQMNLPDGWRAYLSKAVRDKFGKPTIATGNFRDPAVLEKTLADGDADLIGIGRGLIADPDWVGKVQTGHEEMIRKCISCNIGCAGHRIALNRPIRCTINPEVIHGEDYKEHKVTRQTNVVVIGSGTAGLEAACTAAEVGCTTFLFEQRPRVGGLAREIAKLPDKKRIVDFPNYLEKRSERLKNLITFTNTKADAQLIENFKPDVIINATGSKPLLPPIAGLLEHIDKEGENIFSIFGLLGRVDEFSAMDLEGKKIVVIGGGAVGLDVVEFFAERKAEVTIVERLPELGRDLDLITKLSMMQMIKDKNVSVHTHTALVEVAGDHFKVNYEGEDKNFAFDYGFVCLGMKPENPGLAELQSHFLQRNVEVVNIGDSFRTRKILDGIREGRNIISTLEKIGAL, via the coding sequence ATGTATCAACATCTTTTTTCACCGCTGACCGTTAAAAGCATGACGATAAAGAATCGCATTGTAATGCCGCCGATGGGCACGAACTACGGTGATCCGAACGGTGAATTTACCGAGGATCATCTGAAATATTACGAGCGGCGGGCAAAAGGCGGCGTTGGACTCATCATTGTGGAAAATGCATGTATTCAGTTCCCGATGGGCTCCAATGGAACGACGCAGATCCGCATCGACCACGACCGCTACATTCCGGGCATGTACAGAATGACCGAGAAGCTGCACAAGCACGGAGCCTGCGTCGCGCTGCAAATCAACCATGCCGGAGCTTCCGCAGTGCCTGAACGGATTGGCGGCCAGCCGGTATCTTCCTCGAACATTCCTTCGAAGACAGGGGGAGCCGTCCCCCGTCCGCTGGAGAAGGACGAGATTCTTGATATCGTCGAGCATTACGGCAAAGCGGCGAAGCGCGTGGTTGCCGCCGGCTTCGATGCGATTGAAATCCATGCCGGACACTCATACCTTCTCTGTCAGTTCCTGTCGCCGGTCTATAACAAGCGGACCGACGAGTTCGGCGGCAGCTTTGAGAACAGAGCGAGATTTGCGCGGACGGTTATCGACCGGATCAGAAAGGAAGTCGGACCTTTCTTCCCGATCATGATGCGCTTCAGCGCGGACGAGTTTATCGAGGGCGGTAATACGCTGGAGGATACGCTGCAAATTCTCGAGTTTTTGAATAACGAAGTCGATATCTTTAATGTTTCGGCGGCGCTGAACGATTCCCTGCAATATCAGATCGACCAAATGAATCTGCCGGATGGCTGGCGTGCTTATCTGTCCAAAGCGGTCAGAGACAAGTTCGGTAAGCCGACCATTGCCACCGGCAACTTCCGCGATCCGGCCGTACTCGAAAAGACGCTTGCAGATGGCGACGCGGACCTGATCGGTATCGGACGCGGACTGATCGCCGACCCGGATTGGGTGGGCAAGGTGCAGACCGGACATGAAGAAATGATTCGCAAATGCATCTCCTGCAACATCGGCTGCGCCGGACACCGGATCGCGCTCAACCGTCCGATCCGCTGCACGATCAATCCTGAAGTCATTCACGGCGAGGATTACAAAGAACATAAAGTAACCCGGCAGACCAATGTTGTCGTTATCGGCAGCGGCACCGCCGGCCTTGAAGCGGCCTGCACGGCTGCCGAAGTGGGCTGCACCACCTTCCTGTTCGAGCAGAGACCGCGTGTAGGCGGGCTTGCACGGGAAATCGCCAAGCTCCCGGATAAGAAAAGAATCGTTGATTTCCCGAACTATCTGGAAAAGAGAAGCGAAAGGCTGAAAAACCTGATTACCTTTACCAACACGAAAGCCGACGCGCAGCTTATTGAAAACTTCAAGCCGGATGTTATTATTAATGCTACCGGTTCGAAGCCGCTCCTGCCGCCGATTGCCGGACTGCTTGAGCATATTGACAAGGAAGGCGAGAACATTTTCTCTATCTTCGGTCTGCTGGGCCGCGTTGACGAATTCTCAGCCATGGATCTGGAAGGCAAAAAAATCGTCGTTATCGGCGGCGGAGCCGTTGGCCTGGACGTTGTGGAATTTTTCGCGGAACGGAAAGCCGAGGTAACGATCGTTGAACGGCTGCCGGAGCTTGGCAGAGACCTGGACCTGATCACCAAGCTGTCCATGATGCAGATGATCAAGGACAAGAATGTCTCCGTCCATACGCATACTGCGCTGGTGGAAGTGGCGGGAGATCATTTCAAAGTCAACTATGAGGGCGAGGATAAGAATTTCGCGTTTGACTACGGCTTTGTCTGCCTGGGCATGAAACCGGAGAATCCCGGTCTGGCCGAGCTGCAGAGCCATTTTCTGCAGCGCAATGTCGAGGTTGTAAACATCGGCGACAGCTTCAGAACCCGCAAAATTCTCGACGGCATCCGTGAGGGACGCAACATTATTTCGACTTTAGAAAAAATCGGCGCATTGTAA